TGATCTGTTACGACAAGGCGTGGCCCGAGTCGTGCCGGGAGCTGACTTTGCGCGGCGCCGAGATCCTCGTCATGTCCACCGCCTGGTCGATGAAGCCTGCCGAGGTGTCCTTCGACACCAGCCTCAACCTCGAGCAGTACGCGTTGTACGAGCGGGTCCGCGCCGCGGAGAACACGCGATGGTTCGTCTCCTCCAACTTCGCCGGTCCGCTCGGCGGGCTGGAGTTCTTCGGTCTCAGTCAGATCATCGACCCCAACGGTCGCGTCGTGGCGACCACAGGAGCAACCGCCGAGCAGTCGATGGCGACGGCCACGATCGACGTCACGGGCGGCATCGAGGAGGCATACGCGGGATTCAGCGGAGCCCGGCTGCTGCGGGACCGCCGACCGGAGACCTACGCCGCCGTTTCGGGCCGCTGGCCGGCCGACGAGGCGGGAGGTTGACCCGGGTGCGGCGGGTGCCGCGTCGGAGAACTCGGGTCACCCGGCCGTCGGGCGGCGGTCGGGTGGCCTGGTCCTGCTAGGTCAGGTGGGACAGGCGGGCCAGGCCGGTCACGGCCAGGTCGTCGCCTGCTCCTCGAAGTCCAGGGTGTGCGGGGGTATCACGCAGAACACCAGACCTCCGGGGTCGGCCATCTGCCAGTAGCGGCCATCGTCGTAGCTCTCCAGCCGGGTTGCTCCGAGGCTCTCCAGCCGGCGTACCTCCGCCTCCACGTCGTCGGTGTCGACGTCGAGGTGTACACGGGGTCGGGTTTCGACCCCCACCTGCTGCAGCTCGATGAGGAGCTGGCCCCCGAACAGGCCGACCGGCTGGTATGTGTCATCGCCGGATGGCTGATCGGGGGGCGGCCGGCCGGTCGCCGCCCGCCAGAACTCCAGGCTCGCCTGGAAGGACGACGGCGGGTGGTCGATGAAGACCCCGCCGATACGACTCTTATGCACGCCGTAGCCCTACCCAGATGTCCGGTCCGCAAAGCCATCTTGCTGCTAACGGCCCGGTCCGCTCGGCTACGGTGGTCTCGTGCCGGACATCACCTCGCTCATCCTCGACGAGCACACCTGGTTCCGGGAGCAGTTCGCCGCGCTGGACGACGTGCAAGCCCGCAGCCCGCTCGATGTCGACTCGGTGCGCGGCCTCTGGGGGCCGCTCGCCGCGCGGCTGGACGTGCACGCCATCGCCGAAGAGCAGATCTTCTACCCGCAGCTGCTGGCCAAGGGTGAGGACCCCGAGGCGGAGACCCTCGATGCCATCGGCGATCACAACGACATCCGCGACGGCCTGCACAGCGCGGCGCGTCACCCGGTCGGCACCGACGAGTGGTGGGACGCGGTCGGGCAGGCCCGCGCGGCCAACGACGAACACATGGCCGAAGAGGAACGCGAAGGGCTGGCCGATTTCCGGCTCCATGCCCCGGCCGGGCTCCGTGAGGCCCTGGGCGCCCGGTTCGCCGAGTTCCTCGCCGCGCACCCCACCCCTGAGGGTCTGGACGTTTCTGACAAGGATCCCGCCGGGTACGTCCACACCATCGAGAGCAATGAGGCCAATGCGGTCGCGGCGGACGCCGCCGCCGTCAGCGACGAGGACGGTAGCCGCGATGTGTCGCTGGGTATCGGCAGCCTGAGAGGACGATGATGATGACCGCATCCGACCATCTGCTCCGCGATCTGGCGCCGATCCCGTCCAAGGCCTGGAAGGTCGTCGACGACGAGGCCCGCGATCGGCTCACCCCGTTGCTCAGTGCCCGCCGGCTGGCTGACTGGAGCGGTTCCGGTGGCTGGGAGCACGACGCCATGCCGCTCGGACGCACCGCCAACCTTGACTCACCGCCGGGCGCCGCGGATGCGGCCGCCGGCGCTACGCGCGGGGTCAGGGCCCGGCAACGGCGGGTGCTGCCGCTGACCGAGGTGCGAGTGCCCTTCACCGTCGCCCGTGCGGAGATCGACGACATCCAGCGCGGTGCGCTCGACCCCGATTTCGACGACCTCGACCGCGCTGCCCACGCCGCAGCCCTGATCGAGAATCGGGCGGTGTTCCACGGCTGGGCCGCCGCCGGCATCGAGGGCATCGCGACGGCGTCGTCCCATTCCGGCGCCGAGCTCGGCACGGACTGCGGCCGCTACCCGGACGTCGTCGCGGTCGCCGTCGACCGGCTGCGCAGCGCCGGCGTCGAAGGCCCGTACACGTTGGCACTGAGTCCGGCGCTCTACACGCGGATCATCGAAACCACCGAGCACGGCGGCTATCTGCTGCTTGACCACCTCACCCGCATTCTCGGTGGCACGGTGCTCTGGACGCCCGGCATCGACGGTGCCGTCGTCGCCAGCCAGCGTGGCGGAGACTTCCTGCTCGACGTCGGGCAGGACATCTCCATCGGCTACAGCCACCACGACACCGACCAGGTCCACCTCTACCTCGAGGAGTCGTTCACCTTCCGCGTCGTCGAACCCGATGCGGCCGTCGCGCTGGCCTGACGGCTACTTCCAGGGTGGCTGCTCATCCATCTTGCTGTAGTAGCGGCCAAGATGACGGCGCAGCTTCGGCAGATCGGCGTCCGGGACGTTGAGACCGCCCCGGGCGCCGTCGACGATTCCCGCTGCCGCGATGATGGCGCGTGGCACGGCTTTGAGGTCACCGTCAATGACATCGGCGATGAGCAGCTTGTAGCCGGTGAACTCGTCCT
This genomic window from Mycobacteriales bacterium contains:
- a CDS encoding family 1 encapsulin nanocompartment shell protein, which gives rise to MTASDHLLRDLAPIPSKAWKVVDDEARDRLTPLLSARRLADWSGSGGWEHDAMPLGRTANLDSPPGAADAAAGATRGVRARQRRVLPLTEVRVPFTVARAEIDDIQRGALDPDFDDLDRAAHAAALIENRAVFHGWAAAGIEGIATASSHSGAELGTDCGRYPDVVAVAVDRLRSAGVEGPYTLALSPALYTRIIETTEHGGYLLLDHLTRILGGTVLWTPGIDGAVVASQRGGDFLLDVGQDISIGYSHHDTDQVHLYLEESFTFRVVEPDAAVALA
- a CDS encoding hemerythrin domain-containing protein; the protein is MPDITSLILDEHTWFREQFAALDDVQARSPLDVDSVRGLWGPLAARLDVHAIAEEQIFYPQLLAKGEDPEAETLDAIGDHNDIRDGLHSAARHPVGTDEWWDAVGQARAANDEHMAEEEREGLADFRLHAPAGLREALGARFAEFLAAHPTPEGLDVSDKDPAGYVHTIESNEANAVAADAAAVSDEDGSRDVSLGIGSLRGR
- a CDS encoding VOC family protein; the encoded protein is MHKSRIGGVFIDHPPSSFQASLEFWRAATGRPPPDQPSGDDTYQPVGLFGGQLLIELQQVGVETRPRVHLDVDTDDVEAEVRRLESLGATRLESYDDGRYWQMADPGGLVFCVIPPHTLDFEEQATTWP